One part of the Borreliella afzelii genome encodes these proteins:
- the bosR gene encoding oxidative stress transcriptional regulator BosR, which translates to MNDNITDVHSTLEKVGITNDPVLLKNLTSELGMKASHSRNRIILYIASNPKEYFTAKEVYNKLVKEIPSLSKATVYNTLNILKERNILKDIKTTDQKETKFYLSLASTIAHFKCNKCNQVHPIQLDDIKDILKDKLGENWETKSIEIIYSGNCNNCYKKDTHNNNNALDNKGITV; encoded by the coding sequence ATGAACGATAACATAACAGACGTCCATTCTACATTAGAAAAAGTCGGAATTACAAATGATCCTGTATTATTGAAAAATTTAACATCAGAATTAGGAATGAAAGCATCTCATTCGAGAAACAGAATCATCCTCTACATAGCATCAAATCCGAAAGAATACTTTACAGCAAAAGAAGTTTATAACAAACTTGTAAAAGAAATTCCAAGCTTATCAAAGGCAACGGTATACAATACATTAAACATTCTAAAAGAAAGAAATATACTAAAAGATATAAAAACTACTGATCAAAAAGAAACAAAATTTTATCTAAGCTTGGCTTCCACAATAGCTCACTTTAAATGCAATAAATGCAATCAAGTCCATCCTATTCAACTTGACGATATTAAAGATATTTTGAAAGACAAACTTGGAGAAAACTGGGAAACAAAATCTATTGAAATAATTTACTCAGGAAATTGCAATAATTGTTACAAAAAAGACACCCATAACAACAACAATGCACTAGATAACAAGGGAATCACTGTATGA
- a CDS encoding alpha/beta hydrolase, with the protein MNIKNIIFIIIFLLLLILVSPRIKFKNEFSKKAIPKNIKEIDNYLLKEELQFSLEKNTKKEIIWYKETQKTKYSVVYIHGFGASKNEIYPVPNNIAKALNANLFFTRLKGHGINNKNAFRGITTQDWLSDIDEAIEIGKLIGDKLILIGTSNGGAASIWALANYPDEINSAVLISPNIFPYDKRTNIVYYPWGRQIAYLITGGYNKFETKKDKRKEHMTIKSHSSSVQHVDAIIAMMGLVKLLNSYNFDEIKTPLIITHTPNDHTVDPIKINEFIKNYGGIKKDIPIILLENSHAHVPIGNQSYKSAQNTSYFTKYAVDFINKTNKQ; encoded by the coding sequence ATGAATATAAAAAATATCATTTTTATAATTATATTCTTATTACTCTTAATACTAGTTAGTCCAAGGATAAAATTTAAAAATGAATTTTCAAAAAAAGCAATTCCTAAAAACATCAAAGAAATTGATAATTACCTATTAAAAGAAGAATTACAATTTAGTTTAGAAAAAAATACAAAAAAAGAAATAATCTGGTACAAAGAGACACAAAAAACAAAATATTCTGTGGTCTATATTCATGGATTTGGAGCATCAAAAAATGAAATTTATCCGGTTCCAAATAATATTGCAAAAGCTCTTAATGCTAATCTTTTTTTTACAAGATTGAAAGGACACGGAATTAACAATAAAAATGCATTCCGGGGAATAACTACTCAAGATTGGTTGAGTGACATTGATGAGGCTATTGAAATTGGCAAACTAATAGGTGATAAATTAATATTAATTGGCACCTCTAATGGAGGTGCTGCCAGCATCTGGGCCTTAGCAAATTATCCAGATGAAATAAACTCAGCAGTATTAATTTCTCCTAACATATTCCCTTATGACAAGAGAACAAACATAGTTTACTATCCCTGGGGACGACAAATTGCATATCTTATAACAGGTGGTTACAATAAATTCGAAACAAAAAAGGATAAACGAAAAGAGCACATGACTATAAAAAGCCACTCTTCAAGTGTACAACATGTAGACGCAATCATTGCAATGATGGGCCTTGTTAAATTATTAAATTCGTATAATTTCGATGAAATCAAAACACCTTTAATAATAACCCACACACCCAACGATCATACAGTAGACCCAATAAAAATAAACGAATTCATAAAAAATTATGGGGGCATAAAAAAAGATATTCCTATTATACTTCTTGAAAATTCACACGCACATGTACCTATTGGAAACCAAAGCTACAAAAGTGCCCAAAATACATCATATTTCACAAAGTACGCAGTTGATTTTATAAACAAGACAAATAAGCAATAG